The Halosimplex litoreum genome has a window encoding:
- a CDS encoding Rieske (2Fe-2S) protein, translating into MDEDKYPAPSSRRRFVKGMVGSAALGSLGVAGSGVTTVPTNRSGVGGGNVEAKVIKNTDGPAPRGMSQIPVTVEDGYLKGVWPTATESGEVADGAAKTTLGGVTYSSKWFQYCGIQTHPKLVPDSEADNFLRADPGGRYDWEADLEPGTKLAVELFDDYEEWGNGVGDDGLGKPAAATWRSVEPESTLPVQVIRSPEIERLAQDDEWLAASTDRGFLAWLNKCTHLCCVPSGFKQSATVDGAENAVYCQCHQSIYDPFDVVSKVVTAFPRPSN; encoded by the coding sequence ATGGACGAGGACAAGTATCCGGCGCCGTCGAGTCGCCGTCGCTTCGTGAAGGGGATGGTCGGCAGCGCGGCACTGGGGTCGCTCGGCGTCGCTGGGTCCGGGGTGACGACGGTGCCGACGAATCGCAGCGGCGTCGGTGGCGGGAACGTCGAGGCGAAGGTCATCAAGAACACGGACGGTCCGGCGCCACGGGGGATGTCCCAGATCCCGGTGACCGTCGAGGACGGCTATCTCAAGGGCGTCTGGCCGACGGCGACCGAGAGCGGGGAGGTCGCCGACGGTGCGGCGAAGACGACGCTGGGCGGCGTGACCTACTCCAGCAAGTGGTTCCAGTACTGCGGCATCCAGACCCACCCGAAGCTCGTCCCCGACAGCGAGGCGGACAACTTCCTGCGGGCCGACCCCGGCGGCCGGTACGACTGGGAAGCTGACCTGGAGCCGGGGACGAAACTCGCCGTCGAACTGTTCGACGACTACGAGGAGTGGGGCAACGGCGTCGGCGACGACGGTCTCGGCAAGCCCGCGGCGGCCACCTGGCGCTCGGTCGAACCCGAGTCGACGCTCCCGGTGCAAGTCATCCGCAGCCCCGAGATCGAGCGCCTCGCGCAGGACGACGAGTGGCTCGCCGCGAGCACCGACCGGGGGTTTCTCGCCTGGCTCAACAAGTGTACGCATCTGTGCTGTGTCCCTTCGGGATTCAAGCAGTCGGCCACCGTCGACGGCGCCGAGAACGCCGTCTACTGTCAGTGTCACCAGTCGATCTACGACCCCTTCGACGTGGTCTCGAAGGTCGTCACCGCCTTTCCCCGCCCATCGAACTGA